From Haloarcula sp. CBA1127, a single genomic window includes:
- a CDS encoding YeaH/YhbH family protein, translating into MGLKDDLERYRDVGEERRQDLSEFIQYGDLGQSRGDSVRIPIKIVDLPEFEYDQRDQGGVGQGEGAEEGDPVGQPQPQPGDDGDEDGEPGEEGGEHEYYEMDPEEFAEELDEQLGLDLEPKGKKVIEEKEGDFTDITRSGPSSTLDFERLFKKGLKRKLAMDFDEDYVREALKVDGWGPATVYEWTREQNMPVSKAWIDDAYDELPSEEKAVWDSIEEMEDNVEKVETSQRIRREGVDQIPFRREDERYRYPEIVEEREKNVVVVNIRDVSGSMRQKKRELVERTFTPLDWYLTGKYDNAEFVYIAHDADAWEVDRNEFFGIRSGGGTRISSAYELAAEVLEEEYPWSEWNRYVFAAGDSENSSNDTEEKVIPLMEQIPANLHAYVETQPSGNAINATHAEEVERNFRDADNVAVAYVSSPEDVVDAIYDILSTEDQ; encoded by the coding sequence ATGGGACTGAAAGACGACCTCGAACGGTACCGCGACGTGGGCGAGGAGCGCCGACAGGACCTCTCCGAGTTCATCCAGTACGGCGATCTGGGCCAGTCTCGGGGCGATTCGGTACGCATCCCGATCAAGATCGTCGACCTTCCTGAGTTCGAGTACGACCAGCGCGACCAGGGTGGCGTCGGCCAGGGCGAAGGCGCCGAAGAGGGCGACCCAGTTGGCCAGCCACAGCCCCAGCCCGGCGACGACGGTGATGAGGACGGCGAGCCCGGCGAGGAGGGCGGCGAACACGAGTACTACGAGATGGACCCCGAGGAGTTCGCCGAGGAACTCGACGAACAACTGGGGCTCGACCTCGAACCGAAAGGCAAGAAGGTCATCGAGGAGAAAGAAGGTGACTTCACGGACATCACCAGATCCGGCCCTTCCTCGACGCTTGACTTCGAGCGGCTGTTCAAGAAAGGGCTCAAGCGGAAGCTCGCGATGGACTTCGACGAGGACTACGTCCGCGAGGCGCTCAAAGTCGACGGCTGGGGGCCGGCAACCGTCTACGAGTGGACCCGCGAGCAGAATATGCCCGTCTCGAAGGCGTGGATCGACGACGCATACGACGAACTGCCAAGCGAGGAGAAGGCCGTCTGGGACTCCATCGAAGAGATGGAAGACAACGTCGAGAAGGTCGAGACCTCCCAGCGCATCCGCCGGGAAGGTGTCGACCAGATCCCGTTCCGTCGCGAGGACGAACGCTACCGTTACCCCGAGATCGTCGAGGAGCGCGAGAAAAACGTCGTCGTCGTGAACATCCGGGACGTCTCCGGGTCGATGCGCCAGAAGAAGCGAGAACTGGTCGAACGGACCTTTACGCCGCTTGACTGGTATCTCACGGGCAAGTACGACAACGCCGAATTCGTCTACATTGCCCACGACGCCGACGCCTGGGAGGTCGACCGCAACGAGTTCTTTGGCATCCGCTCGGGCGGGGGCACCCGCATCTCCAGCGCGTACGAACTCGCCGCCGAAGTGCTCGAAGAGGAGTACCCCTGGAGCGAGTGGAACCGCTACGTGTTCGCGGCGGGCGACAGCGAAAACTCCTCGAACGACACCGAGGAGAAGGTCATCCCGCTGATGGAACAGATCCCGGCGAACCTCCACGCCTACGTAGAGACTCAGCCGAGCGGGAACGCGATCAACGCCACCCACGCCGAGGAGGTCGAACGCAACTTCCGTGACGCCGACAACGTCGCGGTCGCGTACGTCTCCTCGCCGGAGGACGTGGTGGATGCCATCTACGACATACTCAGCACGGAGGACCAATGA
- a CDS encoding PrkA family serine protein kinase codes for MTGQEYIDRADESLDAAYEAPMSLAEYVDTVLETPQVAAHASKYLLDAIEDAGTRMVIEEGEEKERYRFFDDPYNDGEHAILGNTEVLNAFVDDLRSIAAGRGKDEKIIWLEGPTATGKSELKRCLINGLREYSKTPEGRRYTVEWNVAGAGNDATSMTYGNAAIEDEDDWYESPVQAHPLTVFPEDVRADLLAEVNERLDDHIPIRVDGQLDPFSREAYDFLEEQYRRQGETDLFSAVTQPSHLRVKNFVVDVGRGIGILHSEDEGTPKERLVGSWMHGMLRELDSRGRKNPQAFSYDGVLSQGNGLLTVVEDAAQHADLLQKLLNVPDESHVKLDKGIGMDVDTQLVIISNPDLEAQLNKHADREGQDPLKALKRRLDKHEFTYLTNLSLEAQLLRRELTNETRVWDPETWDELETWIQEPLSISVRDQVETATDKELAPHTIESAALYAVVSRLDSAEIPTGLDLVDKALLFDRGYLMEGDERVDIDDYDLETTAEDGDHGIPVTYVRDIIADLLHEPQDRHHPDLPVEHVLMPRDVLNAVAEGLADAPVFSTGEATEYEERVVTVKNYIFGQQEQDVLDAMMRDKRVDEATVEEYIEHVYAWESDDQIENERGELVDPDPLKMKVFEIEHLGRFDEKNYDGNEPDHAVEQFRTEKIITALNRHAWQRRDEEFRVGDVNPKEIPVINTVLGSYDWDDIQRTYEDFEPGQWDNPPSGTETARLKAKTLDNMVEMFDYTAASAELTSRHVMSQVSYRWD; via the coding sequence ATGACAGGCCAGGAGTACATCGACCGCGCGGACGAGTCACTCGACGCCGCCTACGAGGCACCGATGAGCCTCGCGGAGTACGTCGACACCGTCCTCGAAACGCCACAGGTCGCGGCCCACGCCTCGAAGTACCTCCTCGACGCCATCGAGGACGCCGGGACACGGATGGTCATCGAGGAGGGCGAGGAGAAGGAGCGCTACCGCTTCTTCGACGACCCGTACAACGACGGCGAGCACGCCATCCTCGGCAACACCGAGGTGCTGAACGCCTTCGTCGACGACCTCCGCTCGATTGCGGCGGGCCGCGGGAAAGACGAGAAGATCATCTGGCTGGAAGGCCCGACAGCCACGGGGAAATCCGAACTGAAGCGCTGTCTCATCAACGGCCTGCGGGAGTACTCGAAGACACCCGAAGGTCGGCGCTACACCGTCGAATGGAACGTCGCCGGGGCCGGCAACGACGCCACCAGCATGACCTACGGGAACGCGGCCATCGAAGATGAGGACGACTGGTACGAGAGCCCCGTCCAGGCCCACCCGCTGACGGTGTTCCCCGAGGACGTGCGGGCAGACCTGCTCGCCGAGGTCAACGAGCGCCTCGACGACCACATCCCCATCCGCGTCGATGGGCAGCTCGACCCGTTCTCGCGGGAGGCCTACGACTTCCTCGAAGAGCAGTACCGCCGGCAGGGCGAGACGGACCTGTTCTCGGCGGTCACCCAGCCATCGCATCTCCGGGTGAAGAACTTCGTCGTGGACGTTGGCCGCGGCATCGGCATCCTCCACTCCGAGGATGAGGGCACGCCCAAAGAGCGCCTCGTCGGCTCATGGATGCACGGGATGCTCCGCGAACTCGATTCGCGGGGCCGGAAGAACCCACAGGCGTTCAGCTACGACGGCGTCCTCTCGCAGGGCAACGGCCTGCTGACTGTCGTTGAGGACGCCGCCCAGCATGCCGACCTGCTCCAGAAGCTGCTGAACGTCCCCGACGAGTCCCACGTCAAGCTCGACAAGGGCATCGGGATGGACGTGGACACCCAGCTCGTCATCATCTCGAACCCGGATCTTGAAGCCCAGCTGAACAAGCACGCCGACCGCGAGGGCCAGGACCCGCTGAAGGCGCTGAAGCGCCGGCTTGACAAACACGAGTTCACGTATCTGACGAATCTCTCGCTGGAGGCCCAGCTCCTGCGCCGCGAGCTAACAAACGAGACGCGGGTCTGGGACCCCGAGACGTGGGACGAACTGGAGACGTGGATTCAGGAGCCGCTGAGCATCTCGGTCCGGGACCAGGTCGAGACGGCCACAGACAAAGAATTGGCCCCACACACCATCGAGTCCGCAGCGCTGTACGCCGTCGTCTCGCGGCTCGACAGCGCTGAAATCCCGACCGGGCTGGACCTTGTGGACAAGGCTCTGTTGTTCGACCGAGGGTACTTGATGGAAGGCGACGAGCGCGTCGACATCGACGACTATGACCTGGAGACCACCGCCGAAGACGGCGACCACGGTATCCCGGTCACCTACGTCCGCGACATCATCGCCGACCTGCTGCACGAGCCACAGGACCGCCACCACCCCGACCTCCCGGTCGAACACGTGCTGATGCCCCGAGACGTGCTCAACGCCGTCGCCGAGGGGCTTGCAGACGCCCCTGTGTTCTCGACCGGTGAGGCCACAGAGTACGAGGAACGCGTCGTGACTGTCAAGAACTACATCTTCGGCCAGCAGGAACAGGACGTGCTCGACGCGATGATGCGGGACAAGCGCGTCGACGAGGCGACCGTCGAGGAGTACATCGAGCACGTCTACGCCTGGGAATCGGACGACCAGATCGAAAACGAGCGGGGCGAACTCGTCGACCCGGACCCGCTGAAGATGAAGGTGTTCGAGATCGAGCATCTGGGCCGCTTCGACGAGAAGAACTACGACGGCAACGAGCCCGACCACGCCGTCGAACAGTTCCGAACCGAGAAGATCATCACCGCGCTGAACCGCCACGCGTGGCAGCGCCGCGATGAGGAGTTCCGTGTCGGCGACGTGAACCCCAAGGAGATTCCGGTCATCAACACCGTCCTCGGGAGCTACGACTGGGACGACATCCAGCGGACCTACGAGGACTTCGAGCCCGGGCAGTGGGACAACCCGCCGTCCGGGACCGAGACGGCCCGCCTCAAGGCGAAGACGCTGGACAACATGGTCGAGATGTTCGACTACACGGCGGCGTCGGCCGAGTTGACGAGCCGACACGTCATGAGTCAGGTGAGTTATAGATGGGACTGA